TGCGCTATGGTATCCACAAAACTCGAGCTGCTCGAGAACGAATGACTAGAAGGTGGTACAGAAGTAGCAAGCTCATCAGATTTAGACAACTTCAAAGGCTGACTATAGTCAGACACATAATCAGGCATCGTGGTCTTTTTAGTTAACTCCATCATCTGGTTCAAAAATGAGTCTCCACCCATTCGTGACATGCTAAAATCTGAGGCTTTGCTATAATCGGATGATTTAGTATAGTCGGAAGCTTTAGTATAGTCGGAAACCTTGGCGTAATCTGTCGATTTAACATAATCTGTTGGCTTAACGTAATCTGTCGGTTTACCATAATCTGTTGGTTTACCATAATCTGTTGGTTTACCATAATCTGTTGGTTTACCATAATCTGTTGGTTTACCATAATCTGTAGGTTTACCATAATCTGTAGGCTTTCCATAATCTACAGGTTTTCCATAATCCACTGACTTCCCATAATCTGCAGGTTTTCCATAATCCACTGACTTCCCATAATCTGCAGGTTTTCCATAATCTGTAGGTTTTCCATAATCTGCAGGTTTTCCATAATCTGTAGGTTTTCCATAATCTGTAGGTTTTCCATAATCTGAAGATTTTCCGTAATCGGGTGGTTTACTGTAGTCTGAAGCTTTTGAATAATCGGAACCTTTCGTAAAATCTGTCGGTTTTCCATAATCCGTAGATTTACTATAATCGGAGGATTTGCTATAATCTTTACCGTAATCAGCTCCTTTACCGTATTCTGCATGTTTGCTATAATCTGACGATCTACTGTAGTCAGATGGTTTATAATCTGATGGTTTACTGTAATCAGAGGGTTGAGTATCACTGGCGTCGGATTTTGAGGCCTCAGTTTTAGAGCTAGAACTAGTTTCTGTGTGCTTCACCGAATCTATTGACGTGCTATCCAACTTACTCTTCTGAACACTACCGAAATCTGGCGGCAAGTAGTCTTTGCTACCCTTCAACAGATCGTGAGGAGATTTCATCAGAGGATTATGATCAAGTCCGGCTTTAGAAGAAATCGGACTGCTACTAGATAACGGCTTTAACAACGATTCCTGCATTTTCATTAAAGAAGGCGACAAAAACATATTGTTAGCAGCCAAAGTTGATTTGGACATAGGATCCGGTATACCTAAAATACCGGCACTCGAATACTTACTGGCTGAGAATAAAGCGTTCGCTATATCGGCGGAACTCATCATCAAATTGGATGCGATACTGGCAGGTATAGGTGTAGAAGTGGTACTTGTAGAAGTACTAGTAGAAGTCTTCTCATAATTACCAATATTACTGGTTAAATTCTGCAACGAGGCGGCATAAGACGGGGGATCGGGTAGCTTACTACCCGTTAAACTTGCTGCTAAACTAGAAGACACGCCAGGAGTCAGCCCCGACAACATGTTTGCTGCTGCAAGACTCTCCAAGCTGCTAGCACCCAATGACAAGCCCGGAATATTACCAGTACCTAAGCCCAGCGCCATACTTGTTAGCATATCTAACCCAGTGGGGTATGCCGACGACAGAGAAGAGGCACTAGATTTCGATGATTTTGAAGAAATCGGTAGAACAGGTATGTTCAGGGATGGCGTCTCGAACTTATGGGGTGAAGCTGAACCAATGCCTGACGAAACATTTATCGGTGGAACTCCGGCGGGTCTGCTCACCATCTGTTGCAGAGTACTAACCGAAGGGAAGTTAGGTATTGACGTGGTTTGACTGGGTTTTGATACTGGTATTGGTTGAGGAACAGCTAACAAAGCATCTAAATCCATTTTGTCATCATGCTCGGACGAACATCCCATCTCGTCGCGTATAAAATGCCACAATAATCCGTCACTTTGCTCGCGAGGAAACTTCGGCGTTAGAGTACACTTTAACTTATCTAGATAAGTAATATCAGGTTTAAAACTTTCTTTGAAATTGACGAAAGTGTCGTCAGCGAAATGAAAGTAATACTTTATGCTTTTCTTGATCTGTTCCATGGCATGTGTGGATAAATGGCTGTCATTAATCATGTTGTATTGTAGAAGAAGTGGTCGAGGATATTCTGTGGGTCTCTGCTCGGGTGGCGGCATCACCCAGAAGAATGTTAGGGATGACTCCAAAACTGGACTCTCTGGATTGTATGGTGCTAAAAATACAAAAGCCATATAAGTTAAAGGAAAAACACTTGTCAATAAAACATTAgccataattcatttattcaacttaCAGCAAATAACTCCAATGCAAGGAATGTAAGATATCTCAGAAGGGCCTCTCAATTTTATTTGATACTCCAACTGATTATCACAATCTCTAAGACTTGGCATTGCAGGGTTTGTGGGATGGGAATGATACCATCCAAGTAGTGTGAGACCTAGTTTTTCAATTTCCATTTGTATTTCAAGCTCCACTAACACTCTAGGCCTTGAGTCATTTTTGCTTATTAAGCATGGGAACGTGTGAGTTATCAACAAATCTGCAAAATTAAAAACCAATCAGAgcatgaagtttttttttataattatgacacaaATAATCAACTACATGGACATAATTATGGAATGATATCTGGTGAAAATAGAGCCTATTAACAATTATCAAAGCATGGCTCTTAatttttatcaatttataaTACTTTAATTTATTCAGCTTGAAAAATGTCACTTACTATGACTATTCAAGTCCCAAGTGCCAGCAAGGTATCCATATACCTCTTCTTTCTTTAAGTGACAGTGGATGTCTAGCACCAGGCAAGCATTGGAACTGACTGATACCAGAAATGGTTGTACTTTACCAACTGAAGCAAATGAAACTGCTTCAATTAACATGTTAGCATCACTGCAAATAAAAGAgttgatatttaaaaataaaactatcagTGAAGTTATATAGGTCTTCAGAAATAAGTATGTCTAAAAGTATTATTAGTATGGTGAATTACTATGTAAGAAATAACTTACTGTTGCATCATTCTATTTGGGACAGTATTGTGCTTCATCACCACACGTTGTGGTGGTGGTTCAGGGGGACTTTCTACCTCCATCTCTGTTTCCTCTGAAAACatgaaaaatacaaaattacaataaaaaaataattataatttattgtagTGATTcgtaatttgaaatattttaacttgtttatttaataaaactaaatataccATACCATCACTATGCATATTCTCTCTTTGCAGTTGCTTCTTCCTGAGGTAAGTAGCCTTTATTGTATCCAGTTTTTTCCCTCTGTACTTCACTGAGGCCCACCCACACCCTGATCTCTTATCAGGGTTAATGATACGCTTACAGTGGATTGCCCAGGCGGAAGGTGAACAAAATATTGTCTCAGTTTCATGGGATTTTATTTTTCCATCTGGCTGTAAATCTCCAACAAACTTTTGACCCTAGAAGAAAGACATCATTTAGTTCTACATAGTATTTCCTTTAGGTTTCATGTATAAAATAAGGACAAAAGGAAATGCTGCATAATActgctttcttttctttctgcTTATTTATAATCTTACTTTTGCTGTCCCTCCAGGGTACATAATCATCTCACTTCTGTGTCCTGAACCAACCTGTCCTTTTACAGTTTATTACAGGTATGTAACTTAAATCTCAAATAACAagagtaaataaaaaagcaactttaggtacaaaaaacttaaaactatgtATTATGCTAACTAATTTACTTAACTTCAATGGATGGGTAACTCAGGGAACCATTTACCAATTACTTGCAAATACCT
This portion of the Pectinophora gossypiella chromosome 1, ilPecGoss1.1, whole genome shotgun sequence genome encodes:
- the LOC126371215 gene encoding MPN domain-containing protein CG4751, which gives rise to MDLQTSHLAAALMSGTNVHANNSGTEATVENASEESKPEKQNEPHKEPSEGEKEDIGSGEEFTDEELETHAGNKSTPGRGVTLQMLLEDKMLEPGIAAMTIEYLGQKFVGDLQPDGKIKSHETETIFCSPSAWAIHCKRIINPDKRSGCGWASVKYRGKKLDTIKATYLRKKQLQRENMHSDEETEMEVESPPEPPPQRVVMKHNTVPNRMMQHDANMLIEAVSFASVGKVQPFLVSVSSNACLVLDIHCHLKKEEVYGYLAGTWDLNSHNLLITHTFPCLISKNDSRPRVLVELEIQMEIEKLGLTLLGWYHSHPTNPAMPSLRDCDNQLEYQIKLRGPSEISYIPCIGVICSPYNPESPVLESSLTFFWVMPPPEQRPTEYPRPLLLQYNMINDSHLSTHAMEQIKKSIKYYFHFADDTFVNFKESFKPDITYLDKLKCTLTPKFPREQSDGLLWHFIRDEMGCSSEHDDKMDLDALLAVPQPIPVSKPSQTTSIPNFPSVSTLQQMVSRPAGVPPINVSSGIGSASPHKFETPSLNIPVLPISSKSSKSSASSLSSAYPTGLDMLTSMALGLGTGNIPGLSLGASSLESLAAANMLSGLTPGVSSSLAASLTGSKLPDPPSYAASLQNLTSNIGNYEKTSTSTSTSTTSTPIPASIASNLMMSSADIANALFSASKYSSAGILGIPDPMSKSTLAANNMFLSPSLMKMQESLLKPLSSSSPISSKAGLDHNPLMKSPHDLLKGSKDYLPPDFGSVQKSKLDSTSIDSVKHTETSSSSKTEASKSDASDTQPSDYSKPSDYKPSDYSRSSDYSKHAEYGKGADYGKDYSKSSDYSKSTDYGKPTDFTKGSDYSKASDYSKPPDYGKSSDYGKPTDYGKPTDYGKPADYGKPTDYGKPADYGKSVDYGKPADYGKSVDYGKPVDYGKPTDYGKPTDYGKPTDYGKPTDYGKPTDYGKPTDYGKPTDYVKPTDYVKSTDYAKVSDYTKASDYTKSSDYSKASDFSMSRMGGDSFLNQMMELTKKTTMPDYVSDYSQPLKLSKSDELATSVPPSSHSFSSSSSFVDTIAQVAMGNYSSKQDEPMDFAKEPDYSTNKMETDDREN